One Glutamicibacter halophytocola DNA segment encodes these proteins:
- a CDS encoding SLC13 family permease, which yields MTTEQVIPLVVLVLMFIIATKWPVNIGVMGLVASFGIGYFMLGMDDKEILADFPASIVLTIIGVTYFFSMAQHNGTIDIIVRNCVRAVRGKTMLLPWVFFLVAAALTSLGTFSPAAVALLAPAAIGFAYESRIHPLLMGAFIINGSHAGGFSPLSVSGVLVHDIAMENGFPVSANALFAASFAINLILSILTVIVFAVMGKLRTSAGEGYTEVEEIRSTRPQGQQIYTLVLIGVMLFCALVLRLPIGFVALSAGLLLALLNIKDQQKFVAGISWSTVLLVAGMITYVSLLTHIGVIDTLAHMALALGAPILIALVLCYVIGIGSAFASSTALLAAFIPLAGPLLAVSSLSVSGTVAAIAISATVVDVSPFSTAGALVVANVRESDRTRTYKQLMMYAGAVVLIAPALSWLLLVPTGIM from the coding sequence CTGACCACCGAACAGGTCATCCCGCTCGTTGTCCTGGTGCTGATGTTCATCATCGCCACCAAATGGCCGGTCAACATCGGCGTGATGGGCCTGGTGGCATCCTTCGGCATCGGCTACTTCATGCTGGGCATGGATGACAAGGAAATCCTCGCGGACTTCCCGGCCAGCATCGTGCTGACCATCATCGGCGTCACCTACTTCTTCTCCATGGCACAGCACAACGGCACCATCGATATCATCGTGCGCAACTGCGTCCGCGCAGTTCGCGGCAAAACCATGCTGCTTCCCTGGGTTTTCTTCCTGGTCGCCGCGGCATTGACCTCGCTGGGCACCTTCTCCCCTGCCGCCGTCGCCTTGCTGGCACCGGCCGCCATCGGATTTGCCTACGAATCGCGCATTCATCCATTGCTGATGGGCGCCTTCATCATCAACGGTTCCCATGCTGGAGGATTCTCCCCGCTGTCCGTCTCGGGCGTCCTGGTTCATGACATCGCCATGGAAAATGGCTTCCCGGTTTCGGCCAACGCCTTGTTTGCCGCCAGTTTCGCCATCAACCTGATCCTGTCGATCCTGACCGTGATCGTCTTCGCCGTGATGGGCAAGCTGCGCACCAGCGCCGGCGAGGGCTACACGGAAGTCGAGGAGATCCGCTCCACCCGTCCGCAAGGACAGCAGATCTACACGCTGGTGCTGATTGGCGTCATGCTCTTCTGCGCCCTGGTGTTGCGCCTGCCCATCGGCTTTGTCGCCTTGAGCGCCGGCTTGCTGCTGGCCCTGTTGAACATCAAGGACCAGCAGAAGTTTGTTGCCGGCATTTCCTGGTCCACCGTCTTGCTGGTGGCCGGAATGATCACCTATGTCTCGCTGCTGACCCACATCGGCGTGATCGACACCCTGGCCCACATGGCCCTGGCCCTGGGCGCTCCGATCTTGATCGCCTTGGTGCTGTGCTACGTGATCGGCATCGGATCCGCTTTCGCCTCATCCACCGCCCTGCTCGCCGCATTCATCCCGCTGGCCGGGCCGCTGCTGGCCGTCAGCTCGCTGAGCGTCTCCGGCACCGTGGCAGCAATTGCCATCTCCGCAACCGTGGTTGATGTTTCCCCCTTCTCCACCGCTGGCGCACTGGTGGTGGCTAACGTGAGGGAAAGCGATCGGACCCGAACCTACAAGCAGCTGATGATGTACGCAGGTGCCGTGGTTCTGATTGCACCGGCACTGTCCTGGTTGCTGCTGGTGCCAACCGGCATCATGTAA
- a CDS encoding GlsB/YeaQ/YmgE family stress response membrane protein — translation MGIIGWVILGLIAGAIAKAIKPGTQGGGWLATLLLGVAGALLGGWIGSAIFGVGISQFWSLSTWLLAIGGSLIVLIVWGLVTGKRR, via the coding sequence ATGGGAATTATTGGTTGGGTCATCCTTGGCCTCATTGCCGGTGCGATCGCCAAGGCGATCAAGCCAGGAACGCAGGGCGGGGGCTGGCTGGCAACGCTCTTGCTGGGCGTCGCCGGTGCGCTGCTTGGCGGCTGGATCGGTTCGGCTATTTTCGGTGTCGGCATTAGCCAGTTCTGGTCATTGTCGACGTGGCTGCTGGCCATCGGAGGTTCCCTGATCGTGTTGATCGTGTGGGGGCTGGTTACCGGCAAGCGCCGCTGA